A genomic window from Diospyros lotus cultivar Yz01 chromosome 2, ASM1463336v1, whole genome shotgun sequence includes:
- the LOC127794184 gene encoding probable 2-oxoglutarate-dependent dioxygenase AOP1, giving the protein MGSLLQHKLPVIDLRKEHLKPGTGSWKDARNHVVSALQQYGCFVAVYDGVSQDLHAAVFQALEDLFALPTSTKMQNKSSKPLYGYVGQIPFLPLYESMGIDDANTLHGIHTFSDLMWPNGHHAFSETMLSYSRMVAELEQGVARMVFEEYGVEKYYESHLKSATYLCRVMKYRAAEEEESNMGFVAHTDKSFMTVIHQNQIDGLEIKAKDGQWFSVELAPSSFVVMAGDATLAWSNGRIHSPQHRVSMNGKEARYSVAQFTFMEGTVKAPEELVDEEHPLQFKPFDHLEFLDFYSKPENRRLESALRTYCGI; this is encoded by the exons ATGGGTTCCCTCCTACAGCACAAACTACCAGTGATAGACTTGCGCAAGGAACATCTGAAGCCCGGCACGGGTTCATGGAAGGATGCGCGAAACCACGTGGTGTCAGCCCTACAACAGTACGGCTGCTTCGTGGCAGTGTATGATGGAGTTTCTCAGGATCTCCATGCTGCCGTCTTCCAAGCCCTGGAAGACCTGTTCGCCCTCCCAACCTCCACCAAGATGCAGAACAAATCCAGCAAGCCCTTGTATGGCTACGTGGGTCAAATTCCCTTTCTGCCCCTCTACGAAAGCATGGGCATTGATGATGCCAATACCCTCCATGGGATTCACACCTTCTCCGACCTCATGTGGCCCAACGGTCACCATGCTTTCAG CGAGACGATGCTGTCGTACTCGAGAATGGTGGCAGAGCTGGAACAAGGGGTGGCAAGGATGGTGTTCGAGGAATACGGAGTCGAGAAGTACTATGAATCCCACCTGAAGTCGGCCACATACCTTTGCCGAGTGATGAAATACAGAGCGGCCGAGGAGGAGGAGAGCAATATGGGCTTCGTGGCTCACACCGACAAGAGTTTTATGACCGTTATTCATCAGAACCAAATTGATGGGTTGGAGATTAAAGCCAAAGACGGCCAGTGGTTCTCTGTGGAGCTTGCTCCTTCATCCTTTGTGGTCATGGCTGGCGATGCCACTTTG GCATGGAGCAATGGCAGaattcattctcctcaacatcGAGTGAGCATGAACGGGAAGGAAGCAAGATACTCTGTTGCACAATTCACGTTCATGGAAGGGACGGTGAAAGCGCCGGAAGAGTTGGTCGATGAGGAGCACCCTTTGCAGTTCAAGCCATTCGATCATCTTGAGTTTCTTGACTTCTATAGTAAGCCAGAGAACAGAAGACTGGAGAGTGCACTTAGAACCTACTGTGGCATTTga